The following proteins are co-located in the Robbsia betulipollinis genome:
- a CDS encoding MraY family glycosyltransferase, giving the protein MLSLALGFLVSLLATLLIVRYSHLHAGLSADVDLVGVQKFHATPVPRIGGVGILLGFVVAGLQLHFAYPAVSYGMLVIAGCGLPAFLSGLTEDLTKRVTPTIRLLATMAAALLAWWAMGIRVTHIDIPLLDPFLAYAWLGVPLTVLAVAGLANAVNIIDGFNGLAAMVAFMMFVSLAYVAFQVGDAVVLSASLAMMGAILGFFIWNYPAGLIFLGDGGAYLLGFMLGELSILLVMRNPSVSAWYPVLLAMYPIFETCFSIYRKRFVRGISPGIPDGVHLHMLVYKRLMRWAVGARTARELTRRNSLTSPYLWMLCLLAVIPATLFWRHTAVLICFVVVFAATYVWLYVSIVRFKAPKWLVVRRRA; this is encoded by the coding sequence ATGCTCAGTCTCGCCCTCGGCTTTCTCGTCTCGCTGCTCGCCACGCTGTTGATCGTGCGCTACTCCCATCTGCACGCGGGCCTGTCGGCGGATGTCGATCTCGTCGGCGTGCAGAAATTCCACGCCACGCCGGTGCCGCGCATCGGCGGCGTGGGCATCCTGCTGGGATTCGTCGTCGCCGGGCTGCAACTGCATTTCGCCTACCCGGCGGTCTCCTACGGCATGCTGGTCATCGCCGGCTGCGGGCTGCCCGCCTTTCTCTCCGGCCTGACGGAAGACCTGACGAAGCGCGTGACGCCGACGATCCGGCTGCTCGCCACGATGGCCGCCGCGCTGCTCGCGTGGTGGGCGATGGGCATTCGCGTGACCCATATCGACATCCCCCTGCTCGATCCGTTTCTGGCCTACGCCTGGCTGGGCGTGCCGCTCACGGTGCTGGCGGTGGCCGGCCTGGCGAACGCGGTCAACATCATCGACGGCTTCAACGGTCTGGCGGCCATGGTCGCCTTCATGATGTTCGTCTCGCTCGCCTATGTCGCGTTCCAGGTGGGCGACGCGGTCGTGCTGTCCGCCTCGCTGGCCATGATGGGCGCGATCCTGGGGTTTTTCATCTGGAACTACCCGGCCGGCCTGATTTTCCTGGGCGACGGCGGCGCCTACCTGCTCGGCTTCATGCTCGGCGAACTGTCGATCCTGCTGGTGATGCGCAACCCCTCGGTCTCGGCGTGGTACCCGGTGCTGCTGGCGATGTATCCGATTTTCGAGACGTGCTTCTCGATCTACCGCAAGCGCTTCGTGCGCGGCATCTCGCCGGGCATCCCGGACGGCGTGCACCTGCACATGCTGGTCTACAAACGCCTGATGCGCTGGGCGGTGGGCGCGCGCACCGCGCGCGAACTGACGCGCCGCAACTCGCTGACCTCACCCTATCTGTGGATGCTGTGCCTGCTGGCGGTGATCCCGGCGACGCTGTTCTGGCGGCATACCGCGGTGCTGATCTGCTTCGTGGTGGTGTTCGCGGCGACCTACGTCTGGCTGTATGTGAGCATCGTGCGGTTCAAGGCGCCGAAGTGGCTGGTGGTGAGAAGGCGGGCGTGA
- the galE gene encoding UDP-glucose 4-epimerase GalE translates to MNGKGTILVTGGAGFIGAHTSVELLGEGYDVVVLDNLVNSKREAIRRIERIAGRPVSFVEGDVRDTALLERVFDAHPITATIHFAALKAVGESVAKPLAYFRNNLEGLLAVLDVMARRDVKQFVFSSSATVYGDPHTVPIDESFPLSATNPYGQTKLIAEQVLRDLLISDPSWRIATLRYFNPVGAHESGLIGEDPQGIPNNLMPYIAQVAVGRLAKLRVFGGDYPTPDGTGVRDYIHVADLARGHLAALDELQRRPASFTVNLGTGQGYSVLEAIQAFEKASGKTIAHEIVARRPGDIAACYANPAAATNLLGWRAERDLAQMCVDQWRWQSGNPAGYTAEAD, encoded by the coding sequence ATGAACGGCAAGGGAACCATCCTCGTCACCGGCGGCGCGGGATTCATCGGCGCGCACACCAGCGTGGAATTGTTGGGCGAGGGCTACGATGTCGTCGTGCTGGACAATCTCGTGAACAGCAAGCGCGAGGCCATCCGCCGCATCGAACGCATCGCCGGCCGTCCCGTCAGCTTCGTCGAAGGCGACGTGCGCGACACCGCCCTGCTGGAGCGCGTATTCGACGCGCACCCGATCACCGCGACCATCCACTTCGCCGCGCTCAAGGCCGTCGGCGAATCCGTCGCCAAGCCGCTCGCCTACTTCCGCAACAACCTCGAAGGCCTGCTGGCCGTGCTCGACGTGATGGCGCGCCGCGACGTCAAACAGTTCGTCTTCAGCTCGTCGGCCACCGTCTACGGCGACCCGCACACGGTGCCCATCGACGAGAGCTTTCCGCTGTCGGCCACCAACCCCTACGGCCAGACCAAACTCATCGCCGAGCAGGTGCTGCGCGACCTGCTGATCTCGGACCCGAGCTGGCGCATCGCCACCCTGCGCTACTTCAACCCCGTGGGCGCGCACGAAAGCGGCCTGATCGGCGAGGATCCGCAGGGCATCCCGAACAACCTGATGCCCTACATCGCCCAGGTCGCCGTCGGTCGCCTCGCCAAGCTGCGCGTCTTCGGCGGCGATTACCCGACCCCGGACGGCACCGGTGTACGCGACTACATCCACGTCGCCGACCTCGCCCGCGGCCACCTCGCCGCGCTCGACGAACTGCAGCGCCGGCCGGCCAGCTTCACCGTCAACCTCGGCACCGGACAGGGCTATAGCGTGCTCGAAGCCATCCAGGCGTTCGAGAAAGCCTCCGGCAAGACCATCGCGCACGAGATCGTCGCGCGCCGGCCGGGCGACATCGCCGCCTGCTATGCGAATCCGGCCGCGGCCACGAATTTGCTGGGCTGGCGGGCGGAACGGGATCTGGCGCAGATGTGCGTCGATCAGTGGCGCTGGCAGTCGGGGAACCCGGCGGGCTACACCGCCGAGGCCGACTGA
- a CDS encoding glycosyltransferase family 4 protein, whose product MSNTAWSILNYRRGLLEALARAGARVTIVAPRDAAFAPLTAMGCTCVDLALASQGTRPVEDLRTLASLFRIYRRTRPDVVFHYTIKPNIYGTLAAALARVPSVAVTTGLGYVFLHASRAARIAQGLYRLAFRFPREVWFLNPDDRDAFLSRDLLVHPGRARLLRGEGVDLARFAVRPHAPDGRFRFLLIGRLLWDKGVGEFVDAARQLKARFPEACWQLLGPVGVANPSAISRAEVDAWCAEGLIDYLGEADDVRPHIAAADCIVLPSYREGVPRTLLEAAAMGRIAIATRVPGCVEVVEDGVNGILCEARSAQRLAEAMQRVLCLPAQQRKTMEDAARRKAEREFDEQVVIGAYQRTLDQVSGKTIFLSGKQP is encoded by the coding sequence GTGTCGAACACCGCCTGGTCGATCCTGAATTACCGGCGCGGCCTGCTCGAGGCGCTCGCGCGCGCCGGCGCGCGCGTGACCATCGTCGCGCCGCGCGATGCCGCGTTCGCGCCGCTCACGGCGATGGGCTGCACCTGCGTCGATCTGGCGCTCGCCTCGCAGGGCACGCGGCCGGTGGAAGACCTGCGCACGCTTGCCAGCCTCTTCCGGATCTATCGCCGCACGCGGCCCGACGTCGTCTTTCACTACACCATCAAGCCGAACATCTATGGCACCCTGGCCGCCGCCCTGGCGCGCGTGCCGTCGGTCGCCGTCACCACCGGTCTGGGCTACGTCTTCCTGCACGCCAGCCGCGCCGCGCGCATCGCGCAGGGCCTGTACCGGCTCGCCTTCCGCTTCCCGCGCGAAGTCTGGTTCCTGAATCCCGACGACCGCGACGCCTTCCTGTCGCGCGATCTGCTCGTGCATCCCGGGCGCGCGCGGCTGCTGCGCGGCGAGGGCGTGGACCTGGCCCGCTTCGCGGTGCGCCCGCACGCGCCGGACGGGCGGTTTCGCTTCCTGCTCATCGGCCGCCTGCTGTGGGACAAGGGCGTGGGCGAATTCGTCGATGCCGCCCGACAGCTCAAGGCGCGCTTCCCCGAGGCCTGCTGGCAACTGCTCGGCCCGGTGGGCGTCGCCAACCCCAGCGCGATTTCCCGCGCGGAAGTCGACGCTTGGTGCGCTGAGGGACTGATCGATTACCTCGGCGAAGCCGATGATGTGCGTCCGCATATCGCCGCGGCCGACTGCATCGTCCTGCCGTCCTATCGGGAAGGCGTGCCGCGCACCTTGCTGGAAGCCGCCGCGATGGGCCGCATCGCGATCGCCACGCGGGTGCCGGGTTGCGTCGAGGTCGTGGAGGACGGCGTCAATGGCATACTGTGCGAGGCCCGCAGCGCCCAGCGGCTCGCCGAGGCGATGCAGCGGGTACTGTGCCTGCCGGCGCAGCAACGCAAAACGATGGAAGACGCCGCGCGCCGCAAGGCCGAGCGGGAATTCGACGAACAGGTCGTCATCGGCGCCTATCAACGGACGCTGGACCAGGTCAGCGGCAAGACCATTTTTCTATCAGGGAAGCAACCATGA
- a CDS encoding oligosaccharide flippase family protein: MDRPWRGAGRLLRGDAGAALANLGWLAAERLTQIGVAIVTSGVLARYLGPDVFGKWQYANTLLTVAAPLTWVCGAEILVPAMVAAGAREEASRNDGRRPDHTAPRPGKKCAPGAAPDGAPLASIMGSAFALRMAVSLTALALVWTLLAAGRALGHAQGPFDPVVAAMLAGLALTLVFREPFGVVSAWLQARTYSRPALLLSLSSALVKALAVFLLARAALPPGGFGGVWAVESAVIGLGLLIYQRRHAGFRWRVDPALLRHFAAAGSVFWLGLVCMYLFMKLDRLMLQHYVGFAELGRYAAAQQLNENWITLALMLAQTVAPAFVYRVAEPARLRRNLVRLLMLTGATMALGAVVIGACAPFIIRLVFGPGFEHAAAFLRWAAWLSVLAGLEAICNLIVLKYQARYVVLAKWAAALCAACVANLLLIPAFGGFGALAGLAIGYGVALAADAVYIQRVLSVSPS, translated from the coding sequence ATGGATCGCCCATGGCGCGGCGCGGGCCGGCTGCTGCGCGGCGACGCGGGCGCGGCGCTGGCCAATCTGGGCTGGCTCGCGGCCGAACGCCTGACGCAGATCGGTGTCGCGATCGTCACCAGCGGCGTCCTCGCGCGCTACCTGGGACCGGACGTCTTCGGCAAGTGGCAGTACGCCAACACCCTGCTGACCGTGGCCGCGCCGCTGACCTGGGTGTGTGGCGCCGAGATCCTCGTGCCGGCGATGGTGGCCGCCGGCGCGCGCGAGGAGGCCTCTCGGAATGACGGTCGACGCCCCGATCATACCGCACCGCGCCCCGGTAAAAAATGCGCGCCGGGCGCCGCGCCCGACGGCGCCCCGCTCGCCAGCATCATGGGTAGCGCGTTCGCGCTGCGCATGGCGGTGTCGCTCACCGCCCTCGCGCTGGTCTGGACGCTGCTCGCCGCGGGCCGCGCGCTGGGCCACGCGCAGGGGCCGTTCGATCCGGTCGTCGCGGCCATGCTCGCCGGCCTGGCGCTGACGCTGGTGTTTCGGGAACCGTTCGGCGTGGTCAGCGCCTGGCTTCAGGCGCGCACCTATTCCAGACCCGCGCTGCTCCTGAGCCTGTCCAGCGCGCTGGTCAAGGCGCTTGCGGTCTTCCTGCTGGCGCGCGCGGCCTTGCCGCCCGGCGGCTTCGGCGGGGTCTGGGCGGTGGAATCCGCCGTGATCGGCCTCGGCTTGCTGATCTATCAACGCCGGCATGCCGGTTTTCGCTGGCGCGTCGACCCGGCGCTGCTGCGCCATTTCGCCGCCGCGGGCTCGGTATTCTGGCTCGGTCTGGTCTGCATGTACCTGTTCATGAAGCTCGACCGGCTGATGCTCCAGCACTATGTCGGCTTCGCCGAACTGGGCCGTTACGCCGCCGCGCAGCAACTGAACGAAAACTGGATCACCCTGGCGCTGATGCTCGCGCAGACCGTGGCGCCCGCCTTCGTCTATCGCGTCGCCGAGCCGGCGCGGCTGCGTCGCAATCTCGTCCGCCTGCTGATGCTCACGGGCGCGACGATGGCGCTCGGCGCCGTGGTGATCGGCGCGTGCGCGCCCTTCATCATCCGCCTCGTCTTCGGCCCGGGCTTCGAGCATGCGGCCGCTTTCCTGCGATGGGCCGCGTGGCTGTCCGTGCTCGCCGGACTCGAGGCGATCTGCAACCTGATCGTCCTCAAATACCAGGCGCGTTACGTCGTGCTGGCAAAATGGGCGGCCGCCCTGTGCGCCGCCTGCGTCGCGAACCTGCTGCTGATTCCCGCCTTCGGCGGCTTCGGCGCGCTCGCGGGCCTGGCAATCGGCTATGGCGTCGCCCTCGCGGCCGATGCCGTCTATATTCAACGGGTGCTGTCCGTGAGTCCATCATGA
- a CDS encoding phosphomannomutase/phosphoglucomutase yields the protein MVSNSIFKAYDIRGVIGKTLDADVARQIGKAYGSEVREKGGDAVVIGRDGRLSGPELSVALAEGLRSAGVDVVDIGMVPTPVGYFATNVPLKLEGGERDVDSCIVITGSHNPPDYNGFKMVLRGQAIYGDAIQGLYQRIVDQRFTEGAGALHAYDIADEYIARIVGDIKAVRPMKLVLDAGNGVAGGLAPRLFKALGAEVQELFCEVDGNFPNHHPDPAHAENLQDVIRALNETDAEIGFAFDGDGDRLGVVTKDGQIIYPDRQLMLFAEEVLSRNPGGQIIYDVKCTRNLATWVREKGGEPLMWKTGHSLVKAKLKETGAPLAGEMSGHVFFKDRWYGFDDGLYTGARMLEILSRVADPSALLNGLPNSLSTPELQIKLEEGENVALIAKMQKNAQFTGADDVVTIDGMRVEYPDGFGLARSSNTTPVVVLRFEADNEAALTRIQEDFRRVILAEKPDAKLPF from the coding sequence ATGGTTTCCAACTCCATTTTCAAGGCATACGACATCCGTGGCGTGATCGGCAAGACGCTGGACGCGGACGTGGCGCGACAGATCGGCAAGGCCTACGGCAGCGAAGTGCGCGAGAAGGGCGGCGATGCCGTCGTCATCGGCCGCGACGGCCGCCTGTCGGGCCCGGAGCTGTCCGTGGCGCTGGCCGAAGGCCTGCGCTCGGCCGGCGTGGACGTGGTGGACATCGGCATGGTGCCGACGCCGGTCGGCTATTTCGCGACGAACGTGCCGTTGAAGCTGGAGGGCGGCGAGCGCGACGTGGATTCGTGCATCGTCATCACGGGAAGCCACAATCCGCCGGACTACAACGGTTTCAAGATGGTCCTGCGCGGCCAGGCGATCTACGGCGACGCGATCCAGGGCCTGTACCAGCGGATCGTCGACCAGCGCTTCACCGAAGGCGCGGGCGCGTTGCACGCCTACGACATCGCCGATGAGTACATCGCGCGCATCGTCGGCGACATCAAGGCCGTGCGCCCGATGAAGCTGGTGCTCGACGCCGGCAACGGCGTGGCGGGCGGGCTCGCGCCGCGTCTGTTCAAGGCGCTGGGCGCCGAGGTGCAGGAACTGTTCTGCGAGGTCGACGGCAATTTCCCGAACCACCACCCAGACCCGGCGCACGCGGAGAACCTGCAGGACGTGATCCGCGCGCTGAACGAGACCGACGCCGAGATCGGCTTCGCGTTCGACGGCGACGGCGACCGCCTGGGGGTGGTGACCAAGGACGGCCAGATCATCTATCCGGATCGTCAACTGATGCTGTTCGCCGAGGAAGTGCTGTCGCGCAACCCGGGCGGCCAGATCATTTACGACGTGAAGTGCACGCGCAACCTCGCCACCTGGGTGCGCGAGAAGGGCGGCGAGCCGCTGATGTGGAAAACGGGCCACTCGCTGGTCAAGGCCAAGCTGAAGGAAACCGGCGCGCCGCTCGCGGGCGAGATGAGCGGCCACGTGTTCTTCAAGGACCGCTGGTACGGTTTCGACGACGGCCTGTACACCGGCGCGCGGATGCTGGAGATCCTCTCGCGCGTGGCCGACCCGAGCGCCCTGCTCAACGGCCTGCCGAACTCGCTGTCCACGCCCGAACTGCAGATCAAGCTCGAGGAAGGCGAGAATGTCGCCCTGATCGCCAAGATGCAGAAAAACGCCCAGTTCACCGGTGCGGACGACGTCGTGACGATCGACGGCATGCGCGTCGAGTATCCGGACGGCTTCGGTCTGGCACGCTCGTCGAACACCACGCCGGTGGTCGTCCTGCGTTTCGAGGCCGACAACGAGGCGGCGCTGACGCGCATCCAGGAGGACTTCCGCCGTGTCATCCTGGCGGAGAAGCCGGACGCGAAACTGCCGTTCTGA
- the waaC gene encoding lipopolysaccharide heptosyltransferase I: MPVIADIRRHHPDAQIDWVVEEAFVDLVRLVHGVRRVIPVALRRWRHQPFASRTRGEWAACKRQLREEQYDHVIDCQGLVKTAWLASRARGPVTGLANRTDGAGYEWPARYFYQTSIPIERRTHVVERSRQLVAAALRLPVPEVDPSQIDFGLDTRASALALAQVGMNLPVPYVVFVHASSRADKQWPETEWIALGEALVRRGASIVLPWGNEEEHLCSKRIAEAFGDAALVPPRLSLPAVVGLLDGAAATVGVDTGLVHIAAALKRPTVELYNFSTAWRTGGYWSQKVIEIGAANQPPHLVDVKRALGDFGLL, translated from the coding sequence ATGCCGGTTATTGCCGATATTCGCCGGCATCATCCCGATGCGCAGATCGATTGGGTCGTCGAGGAGGCGTTCGTCGACCTGGTGCGTCTGGTGCACGGCGTACGGCGGGTGATTCCGGTCGCCCTGCGGCGCTGGCGGCACCAGCCGTTCGCCTCGCGCACGCGCGGCGAGTGGGCGGCCTGCAAGCGTCAGTTGCGCGAAGAACAATACGACCACGTGATCGATTGCCAGGGCTTGGTGAAAACCGCCTGGCTGGCATCGCGCGCGCGCGGGCCGGTGACGGGACTCGCGAACCGCACCGACGGCGCGGGCTACGAATGGCCGGCCCGTTATTTCTACCAGACGTCGATTCCCATCGAGCGCCGCACCCACGTGGTCGAGCGTTCGCGCCAGCTCGTCGCGGCGGCGTTGCGGCTGCCCGTGCCCGAGGTCGATCCGTCGCAGATCGATTTCGGCCTCGACACCCGCGCGAGCGCGCTGGCGCTGGCGCAAGTGGGCATGAACCTGCCGGTGCCGTATGTGGTCTTCGTCCACGCCAGTTCCCGCGCGGACAAGCAATGGCCGGAAACCGAGTGGATCGCGCTGGGCGAGGCGCTGGTGCGGCGGGGCGCCTCCATCGTCCTGCCCTGGGGCAACGAGGAAGAGCACCTGTGCAGCAAGCGCATCGCCGAGGCGTTCGGCGACGCGGCGCTGGTGCCGCCGCGTCTCTCGCTGCCCGCGGTGGTCGGGCTGCTCGACGGCGCGGCCGCGACGGTCGGCGTGGACACCGGGCTCGTGCATATCGCCGCGGCGCTGAAGCGGCCGACCGTCGAGCTGTACAATTTCTCGACCGCCTGGCGCACCGGGGGCTACTGGTCGCAGAAAGTCATCGAGATCGGCGCCGCGAACCAGCCGCCGCACCTGGTGGATGTCAAGCGCGCGCTGGGCGATTTCGGTCTCCTGTGA
- a CDS encoding Kdo hydroxylase family protein, protein MSTSQIIEVEGDWDARHLSAPRETLVAALERGRVLYFPHLDFPLDADETALLDPAIADPKRKNISLAPDGALAGVAGDAAAQARVRALITRYQARAASLIDGLAPAYRGRLRAAPTSLRLHRVETRQTSWRADDSRLHLDAFPSRPNRGERILRIFTNVNPGGEPRVWRVGEPFEDAARRFLPRIAPQRPGSAWLLQTLGITKSRRTPYDHLMLGLHDAMKADLEYQKSCEQQTMPFPPGSVWVCFSDQTSHAVMSGQFMLEQTFFLPAAAIVEPACAPLGVLERLTGRTLI, encoded by the coding sequence ATGAGCACCTCTCAAATCATCGAAGTCGAAGGCGACTGGGATGCCCGTCACCTGTCGGCGCCCCGCGAAACCCTGGTGGCCGCGCTCGAGCGGGGCCGCGTGCTGTACTTCCCCCATCTCGATTTTCCGCTGGATGCCGACGAGACCGCCCTGCTGGACCCGGCGATCGCGGATCCCAAGCGCAAGAACATCAGTCTCGCGCCCGATGGCGCGCTGGCCGGCGTGGCCGGCGACGCGGCGGCGCAGGCCCGGGTCCGCGCGCTGATCACCCGCTACCAGGCGCGTGCGGCAAGCCTGATCGACGGTCTCGCGCCGGCTTACCGCGGCCGCCTGCGCGCGGCGCCCACCAGCCTGCGCCTGCACCGCGTGGAGACGCGCCAGACCTCGTGGCGTGCCGACGACAGCCGGCTGCACCTGGATGCCTTTCCGTCCCGCCCGAACCGCGGCGAGCGGATCCTGCGCATTTTCACGAACGTCAATCCCGGGGGCGAGCCGCGCGTGTGGCGCGTCGGCGAACCGTTCGAGGACGCCGCGCGGCGCTTCCTGCCCCGCATCGCGCCGCAACGGCCGGGCAGCGCCTGGCTGTTGCAGACGCTGGGCATCACCAAATCGCGGCGCACGCCGTACGATCACCTGATGCTCGGCCTGCACGATGCGATGAAGGCCGATCTCGAATATCAAAAAAGTTGCGAACAGCAGACGATGCCGTTTCCGCCCGGCAGCGTCTGGGTCTGTTTCTCGGACCAGACCTCGCATGCGGTGATGTCGGGGCAGTTCATGCTCGAACAAACCTTCTTCCTGCCCGCCGCGGCGATAGTCGAGCCCGCGTGCGCGCCGCTGGGCGTGCTCGAACGGCTGACCGGCCGCACGCTGATCTGA
- the waaA gene encoding lipid IV(A) 3-deoxy-D-manno-octulosonic acid transferase produces the protein MLRAVYRCLWWLVAPGAVVRLLWRSRQEAGYRRHIGERFGFGGAVVGGAPSGGVSPGVRPLIWVHAVSVGETRGAQPLIDALLAAHPEAQLLITHMTPGGRAASLALFGDRVIRAYLPYDMRGPVRRFLRHYRPHVGVVMETEVWPTLIDECARAGVPLVLANARMSERSFRRAARFGAGARAVFGGLTAVLAQTEADRQRLAALGARRVDVLGNIKFDVRIDPALVARGQRWRAAIGARPVWVAASTREGEETLVLEAFARQLAVGPADALLILVPRHPQRFDEVSDLVSRAWRGIRRTAWAAAAPDAGLLALDIQVMVGDSMGELAAYYAAADLAFIGGSLVPTGSHNLIEAAAVGCPVLVGPHTFNFAQASLHAIESGAALRVDSPTALGESVAALLSDPARRRTMATAARAFAERDRGATARTVEALATYLAR, from the coding sequence CTGCTGCGCGCCGTCTATCGCTGTCTCTGGTGGCTGGTCGCGCCGGGCGCCGTGGTGCGTCTGCTGTGGCGCTCGCGCCAGGAAGCGGGTTACCGGCGCCATATCGGCGAGCGCTTCGGATTCGGCGGGGCGGTCGTTGGCGGCGCGCCCTCCGGCGGCGTGTCTCCGGGCGTTCGTCCGCTGATCTGGGTGCATGCGGTCTCGGTGGGCGAGACGCGCGGCGCGCAACCCCTGATCGACGCCTTGCTGGCCGCCCATCCCGAGGCGCAGCTGCTCATCACGCACATGACGCCAGGCGGCCGCGCGGCCAGTCTCGCGCTGTTCGGCGACCGGGTGATCCGCGCCTATCTGCCGTACGACATGCGCGGTCCGGTGCGGCGTTTCCTGCGGCACTACCGGCCGCATGTCGGCGTGGTGATGGAAACCGAGGTGTGGCCGACGCTGATCGACGAATGCGCACGGGCCGGCGTGCCGCTGGTGCTCGCCAACGCCCGCATGTCCGAGCGCTCGTTCCGGCGCGCGGCGCGCTTTGGCGCCGGCGCGCGCGCGGTCTTCGGGGGGCTGACGGCGGTGCTGGCGCAGACCGAGGCGGACCGTCAGCGCCTGGCCGCGCTCGGCGCGCGGCGGGTCGACGTGCTGGGCAACATCAAGTTCGACGTGCGGATCGACCCGGCGCTCGTCGCGCGCGGACAGCGCTGGCGCGCGGCGATCGGCGCCCGGCCCGTGTGGGTGGCGGCGAGCACGCGGGAAGGGGAGGAAACGCTGGTGCTGGAAGCGTTCGCCCGGCAACTCGCCGTCGGTCCGGCCGACGCGCTGCTGATCCTGGTGCCGCGCCATCCGCAACGTTTCGACGAGGTGAGCGATCTGGTGTCGCGCGCGTGGCGCGGCATTCGGCGCACGGCATGGGCCGCGGCGGCACCGGATGCGGGATTGCTGGCGCTGGACATCCAGGTGATGGTCGGCGATTCGATGGGCGAACTCGCGGCCTATTACGCCGCGGCGGATCTGGCCTTCATCGGCGGCAGCCTCGTGCCCACCGGCAGCCACAACCTGATCGAGGCGGCGGCGGTGGGCTGCCCGGTGCTCGTCGGGCCGCACACCTTCAATTTCGCGCAGGCCAGCCTGCATGCGATCGAATCGGGCGCCGCGTTGCGGGTCGATTCGCCCACGGCGCTGGGGGAGTCGGTGGCCGCGCTATTGTCCGACCCCGCGCGCCGGCGGACGATGGCGACGGCGGCGCGCGCGTTCGCCGAACGGGATCGCGGCGCCACCGCGCGCACGGTCGAGGCGCTCGCGACGTATCTGGCGCGCTAG
- a CDS encoding rhodanese-like domain-containing protein, with protein MQQLAPTALAERLADASRPAPVLLDVREPWEVQTAAIAGSTSIPMSQIPARSEEIDPDAEVVCICHHGARSAQVAMFLESRGFTQVLNLSGGIDAWSRQVDPSVPTY; from the coding sequence ATGCAACAGCTCGCCCCCACCGCTCTCGCCGAACGCCTCGCCGACGCGTCCCGCCCCGCTCCGGTCCTGCTCGACGTGCGCGAGCCCTGGGAAGTGCAGACGGCCGCGATCGCCGGCAGCACGTCGATCCCGATGAGCCAGATCCCGGCGCGCAGCGAGGAAATCGACCCGGACGCCGAAGTCGTCTGCATCTGCCACCATGGCGCGCGCAGCGCGCAGGTCGCGATGTTTCTCGAATCGCGCGGCTTCACCCAGGTCTTGAACCTGTCGGGCGGCATCGACGCATGGTCGCGTCAGGTCGACCCGTCGGTGCCGACGTATTGA
- a CDS encoding protein-L-isoaspartate O-methyltransferase family protein, whose amino-acid sequence MNIEQARFNMIEQQIRPWEVLDSDVLELLAVVKREQFVTAPYRNLAFADFDIPLPHGEHMLSPKIEARILQELAVRKHESVLEIGTGSGYMAALLGARAQQVLSVELDPEIAAFAQQNLLANAVSNVELAVGDAARGWPANAPYDVIVVSGGLPVLPQTLLEQLKVGGRMSAFVGDAPVMKAQIATRLNETEFRIVDLFETYVTPLRNALQPQRFTF is encoded by the coding sequence ATGAATATCGAACAAGCGCGCTTCAACATGATCGAGCAGCAGATCCGGCCCTGGGAGGTGCTGGACAGCGACGTGCTCGAACTGCTGGCGGTCGTCAAACGCGAGCAGTTCGTCACGGCGCCGTACCGCAATCTGGCCTTTGCCGATTTCGACATTCCGCTGCCGCACGGCGAGCACATGCTGTCGCCGAAGATCGAAGCGCGCATCCTGCAGGAACTCGCGGTGCGCAAGCATGAATCGGTGCTGGAGATCGGTACCGGCTCGGGCTATATGGCCGCCCTGCTCGGCGCCCGCGCGCAGCAGGTGCTGAGCGTCGAACTGGACCCGGAGATCGCCGCCTTCGCGCAGCAGAACCTGCTCGCGAACGCGGTATCGAACGTGGAACTGGCCGTCGGGGACGCCGCGCGCGGCTGGCCCGCGAACGCGCCGTACGACGTGATCGTCGTCTCCGGCGGCCTGCCGGTACTGCCGCAGACGCTGCTCGAGCAATTGAAGGTGGGCGGCCGGATGTCCGCCTTCGTCGGCGATGCACCGGTGATGAAGGCGCAGATCGCCACGCGGCTGAACGAAACCGAATTCCGCATCGTCGACCTGTTCGAGACCTATGTGACGCCGCTGCGCAACGCCTTGCAGCCGCAGCGTTTCACGTTCTGA